One window of Lacerta agilis isolate rLacAgi1 chromosome 14, rLacAgi1.pri, whole genome shotgun sequence genomic DNA carries:
- the LOC117057899 gene encoding olfactory receptor 5B21-like has product MGRAGWRNQTTVTEFILLGFEDLPKLQGLFFLVFLIIYLVTLCGNLLITVLIVTDRCLHTPMYFFLGNLSCLEICYSSAVLPRMLASFLTGLKEISFAGCLVQYYVFACLAGTECYLLSAMSYDRYLAVCKPLHYASLMNGQLCFQLSAGSWVCGFLVSTITTISMSWLFFCGPNEIDHYICDLKAMLKLSCSDTYWVELIYIVFACTFTLPPFLLTMTSYIYIIATILRISSTTGRKKTFSTCSSHLLVVSLFYGTLIMVYMVPRVSILRHLRKVFSLFYTVLTPMVNPLIYSLRNKDVNEALGRILGRCPPFTMPLKIQFGKLKPFS; this is encoded by the coding sequence ATGGGAAGAGCAGGATGGAGAAATCAAACAACTGTCACAGAATTTATCCTGCTAGGATTTGAGGATCTCCCTAAACTGCAAGGTCTTTTTTTCCTGGTATTTCTGATTATTTACTTGGTGACCCTGTGTGGGAACCTTCTCATCACCGTGCTCATTGTGACTGACCGATGCCTTCACACTCCAATGTACTTCTTCTTGGGGAATCTGTCTTGCTTGGAGATCTGCTATAGTTCAGCTGTTCTCCCAAGAATGCTGGCTAGTTTCTTGACCGGCTTGAAAGAGATTTCATTTGCAGGCTGTTTAGTGCAGTATTACGTATTTGCTTGCCTAGCAGGAACTGAATGTTATCTCCTTTCTGCAATGTCTTATGACAGGTACTTAGCAGTTTGTAAACCGCTGCATTATGCATCCCTCATGAATGGCCAGTTGTGCTTCCAGCTCTCAGCTGGGTCTTGGGTATGTGGATTTTTGGTCAGCACCATTACAACCATTTCAATGTCATGGCTATTCTTCTGTGGCCCCAATGAAATAGATCATTATATATGTGACTTAAAAGCCATGCTAAAGCTCTCCTGCAGTGACACCTATTGGGTGGAGCTCATATATATTGTTTTTGCCTGCACATTCACTTTACCTCCTTTCCTGCTCACCATGACCTCATACATTTATATCATAGCCACAATCCTAAGAATCTCATctactactggaaggaaaaaaacattttccacCTGCTCTTCTCACCTGTTGGTGGTCAGCCTGTTCTATGGAACACTCATAATGGTCTATATGGTCCCGAGAGTCAGCATCCTAAGGCATCTTCGCAAAGTGTTTTCTCTCTTTTACACTGTCCTCACTCCAATGGTCAACCCCCTCATATACAGCCTAAGGAACAAAGATGTAAATGAAGCCTTGGGGAGAATCCTTGGAAGATGCCCACCTTTCACAATGCCTTTGAAAATCCAATTTGGAAAACTGAAACCATTTAGTTGA
- the LOC117057900 gene encoding olfactory receptor 10A6-like: protein MPLAKREKQNQTTIAEFILLGFGDLNKLEFLLFLLFLVIYLVTMAGNLLIVLLVVTDRQLHTPMYFFLGNLSFLECCYSSAILPRILSSLLTGGKSISIKACFVQFYIFACLGGAECYFLSVMSYDRYLAVCKPLHYASLMNGRLCLQLAAVSWASGVLVSTSTTLSVSSLSFCGPNEIDHYLCDLSPVIKEISCSDTYVVEMTAFIFACAFTLPPFLLTLTSYIFIIVTILQIPSTTGRQKAFSTCSSHLTVVALFYGTLMLVYMLPRSSDLRYVKKIFSLCYTVLTPMVNPLIYSLRNKEVKEAMWKGFRKFTSFMTDPVF, encoded by the coding sequence ATGCCATtggcaaagagagagaagcaaaatcaAACAACTATTGCTGAGTTCATACTCTTAGGATTTGGAGACCTTAATAAATTGGAATTTCTTCTTTTCCTACTCTTCCTAGTGATCTACTTGGTGACCATGGCTGGAAACCTTCTCATCGTTTTGTTGGTTGTGACTGATCGACAGCTTCACACCCCCATGTATTTCTTTCTAGGGAACCTCTCTTTCTTGGAATGTTGCTACAGCTCAGCAATCCTGCCTAGAATATTATCAAGTCTCTTGACTGGGGGGAAAAGTATATCCATAAAAGCCTGCTTTGTGCAGTTTTATATATTTGCTTGCCTCGGAGGTGCTGAATGCTACTTCCTGTCTGTAATGTCTTACGATAGGTACCTAGCTGTATGTAAACCATTACACTATGCCAGTCTCATGAATGGTAGGTTATGTCTACAGTTGGCAGCCGTGTCTTGGGCAAGTGGAGTTCTGGTGAGCACAAGTACAACACTTTCAGTGTCTTCATTGTCCTTCTGTGGCCCTAATGAAATTGATCATTACCTCTGTGATTTGTCCCCAGTCATCAAAGAAATATCATGCAGCGACACATATGTTGTAGAAATGACCGCATTCATCTTTGCCTGTGCCTtcacactgcctccatttctactCACATTAACATCTTACATTTTCATCATTGTCACAATCCTACAAATCCCTTCCACTACTGGGAGGCAAAAGGCCTTCTCCACCTGCTCATCCCACCTCACTGTAGTGGCTCTCTTTTATGGAACTCTGATGCTGGTCTATATGCTCCCACGGTCCAGCGATCTCAGATATGTGAAGAAAATCTTCTCTCTTTGCTATACAGTCCTGACCCCCATGGTCAATCCCCTCATATACAGCCTGAGAAATAAGGAAGTGAAGGAAGCCATGTGGAAAGGTTTTAGGAAGTTCACCAGCTTCATGACAGATCCAGTTTTTTAA